The region CATGCTTTCCGTTGGTATTGGCGCAGGGCTGAACGGGGCCAATCTGCAACTTCCTTCAACCGAATTTCTGACGTGGCCGTGCTTATCGGCTTTCTGGCAAAACGACAAGTAAAGGATTCAACATGGCACAGCTTTCGTTGCAACATATTCAAAAAATCTACGATAACCAGGTGCATGTCGTTAAAGACTTTAATCTGGAAATTGAAGACAAAGAGTTCATCGTTTTTGTAGGCCCATCCGGCTGCGGTAAATCCACTACGCTGCGTATGATCGCCGGTCTGGAAGAGATCAGCGGCGGCGACCTGCTGATTGACGGCAAGCGGATGAACGATGTGCCCGCGAAATCGCGCAACATTGCGATGGTTTTTCAGAACTACGCGTTGTATCCGCACATGACCGTCTACGACAACATGGCGTTTGGCCTGAAAATGCAGAAGATTGAACCTGCTGTTATCGAAGAGCGGGTGAACTGGGCGGCGCAAATTCTCGGTCTTCGCGAGTACCTGAAGCGTAAACCGGGGGCGCTGTCAGGCGGACAGCGCCAGCGTGTGGCGCTTGGCCGTGCGATCGTGCGTGAAGCCGGGGTCTTCCTGATGGATGAACCCTTATCCAACCTCGATGCCAAATTGCGTGTTCAGATGCGAGCAGAAATCAGTAAGCTGCATCAGAAACTCAATACCACCATGATATATGTGACGCATGATCAAACTGAAGCGATGACAATGGCAACGCGCATTGTGATTATGAAGGATGGCATTATTCAACAGGTTGGCGCACCGAAAACAGTTTATAACCATCCGGCGAATATGTTTGTGGCCGGATTTATTGGTTCACCAGCGATGAATTTTATTCGCGGCGCGATTGACGGTGATAAGTTTGTTACAGAAACGCTGAAATTAACGATTCCACAAGATAAGTTAAATGTATTAAAAGCACAGGGCTATGAACATCACGCGGTAACACTGGGTATTCGCCCTGAGGATATTCATCCGCAGTCTTGTAATGAAAATAGTGTACCTGCAAAAATTAGCGTAGCGGAATTAACCGGCGCTGAATTTATGCTTTATACCATTGTTGGGGGGCATGAGTTGGTGGTCCGTGCCGGGGCAATGAATGATTATCACGCAGGAGAAAATATCACCATTCATTTTGATATGGCGAAATGCCATTTCTTTGATGCTGAAACCGAAGTTGCTATTCAATAATTATTCCGGGGGATAACCATCCCCCAGGTTTGGTGCGTTTTGAGAGTATTTTAACAAGGAATAAAAATGAAAACCCTACTGTCCTCTACTGCGCTAATGATGTGCGCAGGAATGGCCTGCGCGCAGGCCGCTGAAAATAAAGACTGGAATTTTAATATTGGAGCCATGTATGAAGTAGAAAACGTGGAAGGCTATGGCGAAGATATGGATGGACTGGCCGAACCGTCTGTTTATTTCAATGCTTCCAATGGCCCGTGGAAAATCTCCATCGCATATTATCAGGAAGGGCCGGTTGATTACAGCGAAGGTAAACGTGGTACCTGGTTTGACCGTCCTGAACTGGAAGTTCGCTATCAGTTTCTTGAAAGTGATGATGTTAATTTCGGTTTAACAGGTGGTTTTCGTAATTACGGCTATCACTATGTGAATGAAGAAGGTAAAGACACCGCGAATATGCAGCGCTGGAAAGTGCAACCGGACTGGGACGTTAAACTTACCGACGATTTGCGTTTTAGTGGCTGGCTGGCGATGTTCCAGTTCGTTAATGATTTAAGTACCACCGGTTATGCAGACAGTCGCGTCGAAACTGAAACCGGTTTGAATTATACCTTTAACGAAACGGTGGGCTTAACGGTAAATTACTATCTTGAGCGTGGTTTTAATATCGATAAATCACGTAATAATGGTGAGTTTTCCACGCAGGAAATCCGTGCTTATTTACCGCTGTCATTTGGCAATACCACCTTGACGCCATACACCCGTCTCGGTCTCGACCGCTGGTCTAACTGGGACTGGCAGGATGATACGGAACGCGAAGGTCATGACTTCAACCGTCTGGGCTTGCTGTACGCGTACGATTTCCAGAATGGAATATCGATGTCGCTGGAATATGCCTATGAATGGGAAAACCATGACGAAGGTGAGAGTGACCGGTTCCATTACGCAGGCATTGGCGTTAACTACGCATTCTAAAACGCGCTGGGGCATGATCATGCCCCAGTTTTTACACCAGAGATTCAGCCAGCGATATTTGGGTTTTTACGGTAATATCCTGAAGTCCTTTTTCTCCCGCAATCAGACTGAAGAGCAAATTACAACTTTGCTCCCCCAGTTGCTGCGTGGGAACATCAATTCCCCCCGGAACCGGTGTCAGCATAAAAGACAATAATTCATTACTGTAGCCAACAATGGCAAGTTGTTGCGGAATGTTAATATCTTTTTCGGCTGCAACACGATATAAGCTCATTAATTTTAAGCTGTCGGTGGCAAATACTGCATCGGGTAAAGGCTGTTGACTGAGTAATTTTCGCGAGGCGAGTAGCGCTGTTTCATGGGTATATCCACCATCAACTATCCATTCGTCGCGTATTTCAATGTTATGTGCTTGCAGGCTGGCTTTATAACCATTTACACGGTCAATAGAAACATGCACATCAAGCGGCGCATGCAAGCAGGCGATATTGTGATGACCGCTGTCGATGAGCGCGTTTGTCAGCGTTATGCTGTCGCGGAGATTATCCGTATCGACTGAATAGACGTTCGAGTAGTCACCTTCAACTTTACCAATGACCACCACGGGAACGTTGTATTTATTCAACCGCGCAAAAAAAGATTCATCCGCAGGCGAACTCAGCATAATAATGCCTTTGATCAATTTTTGCTTAATTTTACTTTCACATTTCTGAAGATCATCTTCAGTGCTTCGTGATGTCTGTAATATGACATCAAATCCCACTTCCTCGGCTTTTGCAGTAATCGCATGCAAAACTTCTGAGAAAAATGGATTACCTGCCGTGGTTTTTGCTGAACGGGTTGAGATCACCATTATTGCATCAAACCCGGAGGAGGTAAGTGCACGAGCCAGTTTATTCGGTTGATACTCTAACTCATCAATTGCACGCAGGACTTTTTCTCGCGCTTCTGGCGAGATGTTGGTTTGCTTATTAAGCACGCGCGATACCGTGGATTTTGATACACCCGCGACTCGCGCAATATCATAAATGGTAGGAGACATCGATCCCAAGCTCCGTCCGAGAGTCAATGGGGCACATATTATGGAGTTAAGTGGCGAATGACAACAATATCGGAATGCTGACAAGAAAATTAAAGCGCTTTGTGAACGAGCACATTGTCAGGGGAACAATCTGCTCAGTTCGCACCTATGATGATAATGTGATCGCAATATTTTCTTAAGATCTGACGTATAGTCTTTCTTCAATTCAGCAACCAGCCAGGATGAAAATATGTTGAAAAAAGGGGTATTAGCTTTAGCGTTGGTCATCGGCATGCCGGTTTTTGCGGCCGAGCATTGGATAGATGTCCGTGTTCCTGATCAATACCAGCAGGAGCATGTCCAGGGCGCCGTCAACATTCCTTTGAAGGATCTCAAAGCGAAAATCGCAGCTGAAGTGCCTGATAAAACAGACACGGTGAAGCTGTACTGCAACTCAGGACGGCAATCAGGACAGGCGAAAGATATGCTGACGGAGATGGGCTACACGCAGGTGACAAACGAAGGTGGCATCAAAAGTATCAATCTTCCGAAAGTAGAAAATAAATAATCCGCCCGGTTCCTTCTGTCACAGGCGGCATACATGATGTCGCCTGATACACCTCAGGTAGTTGATAAATAAGAATTGCCCCCTATCTTTACTTCCTGTTTGTTATAATTTCTTCGGTTCCTTCAGCATAACGGGATGGCGATGAAGCGACTTAAAAATGAACTCAATTCGCTGGTGAATCGCGGTGTGGACCGGCATCTGCGTCTGGCTGTCACCGGGCTTAGCCGCAGCGGTAAGACGGCGTTTATCACCGCGATGGTGAACCAGTTACTTAATATTCATGCGGGGGCACGTTTGCCGCTGCTCAGTGCGGTGCGAGAAGAGCGTTTGCTCGGCGTTAAACGGGTTCCACAGCGCGATTTTGGCATTCCACGCTTTACCTATGATGAAGGGCTGGCGCAGTTGTATGGCTCTCCACCGACCTGGCCTACGCCAACGCGGGGGGTGAGTGAAATTCGCCTGGCGCTGCGTTACAAATCCAATGACTCACTGCTGCGTCACTTTAAAGATACCTCCACGCTGTATCTGGAAATCGTGGATTATCCGGGCGAGTGGTTGCTTGACCTTCCTATGCTGGCGCAGGATTACCTGAGCTGGTCGCGGCAAATGACCGGATTGCTGCAGGGGCAACGGGCGGAATGGTCAGAGAAATGGCGGCAGTTAAGCCAGGGATTAGACCCATTAGCGCCTGCGGATGAAAATCGTCTGGCGGAGATTGCCGCCGCCTGGACGGATTATCTGCACCAGTGTAAGCAACAGGGGCTCCACTTTATTCAGCCTGGACGTTTTGTCCTGCCGGGCGATATGGCAGGCGCACCCGCGCTGCAATTCTTCCCGTGGCCTGATGTTGATGCGTATGGCGAATCTAAACTGGCGCAAGCGGATAAACACACCAACGCCGGGATGCTACGCGACAGGTTTAATTATTACTGTGAAAAAGTGGTGAAGGGATTTTATAAGAATCACTTCCTGCGCTTTGACCGCCAGATTGTGCTGGTCGATTGTCTGCAACCGCTCAATAGCGGGCCACAGGCCTTTAACGATATGCGACTGGCATTAACGCAACTGATGCAAAGTTTCCATTATGGCCAACGCACACTGTTTCGCCGGCTTTTCTCGCCGGTTATCGACAAGCTGTTGTTTGCCGCCACCAAGGCCGATCACGTCACGATCGATCAGCACGCCAATATGGTGTCATTGCTGCAACAACTGATTCAGGACGCGTGGCAGAACGCCGCGTTTGAAGGCATCAGTATGGATTGCCTGGGCCTGGCATCGGTGCAGGCAACCACCAGCGGCCTGATTGATGTAAAAGGGGAGAAGATCCCGGCACTGCGTGGGAATCGCCTGAGTGACGGCGCGCCGCTGACCGTGTATCCCGGCGAAGTCCCCGCGCGTTTACCTGGACAGGCATTTTGGGATAGCCAGGGTTTTCAGTTTGAAGCGTTTCGCCCGCAGGTCATGGATGTGGATAAACCGTTACCCCATATTCGTCTGGACGCCGCGCTGGAGTTTTTAATAGGAGATAAATTGCGATGAGCGAGCCGTTAAAACCGCGTATCGATTTCTCAGGGCCGCTGGAGGTGGAAAAGAATCCGCCATTTAAAGCGCAACAGATGTTTAACGAAACCCAGGCGCAGACGTTTTCTCCGGCGGCAGTGGATGAACCACTGGAAGACGAAGGGCAGGCGGAGGCCGTCATTGATGCTGCTTTGCGTCCCAAACGCAGCCTGTGGCGCAAAATGGTGATGGGCGGGCTGGCGCTGTTTGGTGTCAGCGTCGTTGCTCAGGGCGTACAGTGGACAATGAATGCCTGGCAGACTCAGGACTGGGTCGCGCTGGGAGGCTGCGCAGCAGGGGCGCTGATTATCGGCGCGGGTGTGGGGTCGGTGGCGACCGAATGGCGCCGCCTGTGGCGTTTACGCCAGCGAGCGCATGAGCGCGACGAAGCGCGAGATTTACTGCATAGCCACGGTAACGGAAAAGGGCGTGCCTTTTGTGAAAAGCTGGCGCAGCAGGCGGGAATCGATCAGTCTCATCCGGCACTACAGCGCTGGTATGCCTCAATTCACGAAACACAAAACGATCGGGAAGTGGTGAGTCTGTATGCCCACCTGGTGCAACCGGTGCTGGATGCGCAGGCACGACGCGAAATCAGCCGTTCAGCGGCGGAATCTACGTTGATGATTGCCGTCAGTCCACTGGCGCTGGTGGATATGGCGTTTATCGCCTGGCGAAATTTGCGTTTGATTAACCGCATTGCGACGCTGTATGGCATTGAACTGGGGTATTACAGTCGCTTACGTTTGTTTCGTCTGGTGCTGTTGAATATCGCCTTTGCCGGAGCCAGTGAGCTGGTTCGGGAAGTGGGTATGGACTGGATGTCGCAGGATCTGGCGGCCAGATTATCCACCCGCGCCGCGCAAGGCATTGGCGCGGGGCTGTTAACAGCGCGCCTGGGTATTAAAGCGATGGAGTTATGTCGTCCGCTCCCCTGGATAGACAATGATAAACCCCGACTTGGCGATTTCCGCCGTCAGCTGATTGGCCAGGTTAAAGAGACCTTACAAAAGAACGCATCTCCGCGCGAAAGTTAAGCAAAATTGGGCGTTGATCGTATAACTTTACGGCGCAGCGCCCAATTTTCCAGCGTGCTGTCAATATTTGTTGACAGAGTCCTTCCTGCTAACGAAATACTGGCTTATCATCTAACACATGATCCCTTGTTTAGGTGAAGGTTCCCATGCGTCTGGAAGTCTTTTGTGAAGACCGACTTGGTCTGACTCGCGAACTACTCGATTTACTGGTGCTTCGAAGCATTGATTTACGCGGTATCGAGATTGATCCCATCGGGCGAATTTACCTTAATTTTGCGGAACTGGAGTTCACCAACTTCAGCAGCCTGATGGCTGAAATCCGCCGTATATCAGGGGTTACGGATGTGCGAACCGTACCCTGGATGCCTTCTGAACGCGAGCATCTGGCGCTTAGCGCACTGCTCGAAGCGCTGCCTGAACCCGTCCTCTCATTGGACATGAAAAGCAAAGTGGAGATGGCGAACCCCGCGAGTTGCCAGCTCTTTGCCCACTCTCAGGAGCGCATGCGCAACCACACGGCCGCGCAGTTGATCAATGGATTTAACTTTCAGCGATGGCTGGAAAGTAACCCGCAGGATTCCCATAGCGAACACGTCGTCATTAACGGACAAAATTTCCTGATGGAGATTACGCCGGTCCATTTGCAGGGCGAAGACAACGAACAGATGCTGACCGGTGCGGTGGTGATGCTGCGCTCCACCATCCGTATGGGACGTCAGCTGCAAAACATGACCACACAGGATCTGAGCGCATTTAGTCAGATTATCGCCGTCAGCGCCAAAATGAAGCACGTCGTCGAACAGGCGCGTAAGTTAGCGATGCTGAGTGCGCCGCTGCTGATTACCGGTAATACCGGGACGGGTAAAGATCTCTTTGCACATGCCTGCCACCTTGCGAGCCCACGTGCGGCGAAACCGTATCTGGCGCTGAACTGCGCGTCGATTCCTGAAGATGCCGTTGAGAGCGAGCTATTCGGTCATGCGCCGGAAGGTAAAAAAGGCTTTTTCGAGCAGGCCAATGGCGGCTCGGTACTGTTGGATGAGATTGGCGAAATGTCGCCGCGCATGCAGACGAAATTGCTGCGTTTTCTGAATGACGGAACCTTCCGTCGCGTTGGCGAAGATCACGAGGTTCACGTGGATGTGCGCGTGATTTGCGCGACGCAGAAGAACCTGGTCGAGCTGGTGCAGAAAGGACTTTTCCGTGAAGATCTCTATTACCGGCTGAATGTGTTAACCCTGAACCTGCCGCCGCTGCGCGATTGTCCGCAAGACATTATGCCGCTTACCGAGCTGTTTGTGGCGCGGTTCGCTGACGAACAGGGCGTGCCACGGCCGAAACTTTCTGCCGATCTCAGCACTGTGCTAACCCGCTACGGTTGGCCGGGCAACGTACGCCAGCTGAAAAATGCTATCTACCGGGCGCTAACCCAACTGGAAGGGTATGAACTGCGTCCGCAGGATATTCTGTTGCCGGATTATGATGCGGCGACGGTCGCGGTTGGAGAAGAGGTCATGGAAGGGTCGCTGGATGAAATTACCAGCCGATTTGAACGTTCTGTGTTGACGCAGCTGTATCTGAATTATCCCAGCACGCGCAAACTGGCCAAACGGTTGGGCGTTTCACATACCGCGATAGCCAATAAATTGCGTGAGTATGGTCTGAGCCAACAGAAAAAAAGCGAAGAGTAGCAAGATAAATGAGAATGCCTCCATCCGGAGGCATTCTTGTCTTTAACGCGAATCAGGCTTTCAGTACGTTCAGCGCTGCAGCGTAGTCTGGCTCGTTGGTAATTTCATTAACCAGCTCGCTGTGAATGATGTTGTCATTTTCATCAATAACGACCACGGCACGCGCAGCCAGGCCTTTCAGTGGGCCTTCAGCGATTTCAACGCCGTAGTTTTTCAGGAATTCAGCGTTGCGCAGGGTGGACAGCGTGATAACGTTGCTCAGACCTTCCGCGCCGCAGAAACGAGAGTGGGCGAATGGCAGGTCGGCGGAAATGCACAGTACGACGGTGTTGTCGATTTCTGTCGCCAGTTGGTTAAACTTACGTACCGATGCCGCACAGACGCCGGTATCGATGCTTGGGAAAATATTCAGCACTTTGCGCTTGCCTGCGAACTGGCCCAGCGTAACGTCAGACAGGTCTTTAGCCACAAGGGTAAAAGCCTGAGCTTTGCTTCCAGCCTGAGGAATAGAGCCGGCGACTGCAACCGGGTTGCCCTGGAAATGAACGGTTTGTGACATGGTTATCTTCCTGTTTACATATAGTTAACGTCGGGGCTAGTTTATGCCATCAACAGTTAACACAGCAAACGCTATTTGCGGATATCCGCTTCCGGGACTGCATAAAGGAAAACAAATGAGATCAGTTAAGGTATATGAGGAAGCCTGGCCGTTACACACGCCTTTTGTGATTGCCCGTGGGAGCCGAACGGAAGCGCACGTTGTGGTGGTTGAACTCGAGGAGAACGGCGTGAAGGGGGTGGGAGAATGTACGCCTTATCCGCGCTATGGTGAAAGTGACGCGTCGGTTCTGGCACAAATCATGAGCATTACCCCGCAACTGGAACGCGGACTGACGCGCGAGGAATTACAAAAGCTGTTACCTGCAGGCGCGGCGCGTAATGCCGTTGACTGTGCGTTGTGGGATTTGAGTGCCCGGCAACAGCAACAAACGCTGGCAGAGCTTATCGGTACTGAACTCGACTCGACAATAACCACGGCGCAAACGGTGGTGATCGGTACACCGGAGCAGATGGCCGCGAGTGCACTGGCATTGTGGCAGAACGGGGCGACATTGCTGAAAGTTAAACTGGATGCGCATTTGATCAGCGAACGAATGGTCGCTATCCGTTCCGCTGTCCCCGAAGCCACGCTCATTGTCGATGCCAATGAATCCTGGCGTGCTGAAGGTCTGGCCGCCCGTTGTCAGCTACTGGCCGACTTAGGCGTTGCGATGCTGGAGCAACCGCTGCCGGCGCAGGATGATGCAGCCCTGGAGAATTTTGTTCACCCGTTGCCCATCTGTGCCGATGAGAGTTGCCATACCCGCAGTAGCCTGAAAGCGCTGCGCGGGCGATATGAAATGGTGAATATCAAGCTGGATAAAACAGGCGGGCTGACGGAAGCACTGGCGCTGGCGACAGAAGCCCGTGAACAGGGCTTTGCTCTGATGCTGGGATGCATGCTGTGTACATCCCGGGCTATCAGTGCGGCATTACCGCTGACGCCGCAGGTGAGTTTTGCCGACCTGGATGGTCCAACCTGGCTGGCGAATGACGCGCAGCCAGCCCTGCATTTTACGACCGGACTGCTCCATCTCTAGGGTGCCAGCGCAGGAGATTGGCCATCGCTAACAGGTATTTTTCGCTGGCTTCATCCGACGAGATCGGCGGAAACTCAGCGGTGATGCAGTGTAAGTTCAGGTCTGCGCACCAGCTCCCAAAAGAGCCGGGTGTTTCATAACCCACGCTGGTCACCAGAGGTAATTCGAACGACTGCGCCAGCCATTCACCTAATTCACTGTGTCTGGGATCCTCAATACAGGCCAAAGGGTCGTGAAAAGAAACCACCCAGGCGGGATGAATACGGTGAATAAGCTGGCACAACGCCTGGGTTTCTGGCTCGGAACCCGGGTGTTCGCCCGTCAGTAAAACCACATCGCGTTCTTCGGCGCTGCTGTTCCAGCGGTATACCGTTTCGCCCGCCTTCCAGTTTGCAGCCGGAAAATTACGGTTAAGATCAATGCCGTTCGCATTCGCACGTAGGCCAAGCTGGCAGCCGTCAGGGTTCACCGCCAGCACCACATGGTGGCGACGCAGGGAAGGGTTAAGCGTACGTAATGCGCAGGATAGTGTGACCACGGATGCGTTTTCGTCCCCGTGAGTGCCTGCCAGGATGAGCCCGCTTTCGCGATCGGCCGCCGGTGCGGGAAACCAGATTAACGGTGCGCCCAGCAGTGAACGTCCATAATGTTCAGTTCCAGGGGGAAATGCGCCGCGTTCGGCACGGGGACGGGTAACGGTCATAGTCTTCTCAGAAAGCATAGATTGTTACTCGCAGTGTTGTGCAAAATGTATGGATAATCAAATCGTTTTCACACACTTATCTTTTCAGGTGTAATATCACTTTCTTGTCGGAAGTTAATTGCATTTCCTGCTGGCGATACAAATAATTACACATTCACTTAATGGCCGGATCTGAGGGTATTTTATGAGGCATTCTGTTTCAGTAACCTGTTGTGCGCTGTTGGTTAGCAGCATTTCTTTATCGCATGCTGCGGATGTTCCCAGCGGAACGGTACTGGCAGAGAAGCAAGAACTGGTGCGTCATATCAAAGACGAACCGGCGTCGCTGGATCCGGCAAAGGCCGTCGGACTGCCTGAAATTCAGGTTATCCGCGATCTCTTCGAAGGACTGGTCAATCAGAATGAGAAGGGTGAAATCATTCCGGGCGTAGCCACACAGTGGAAAAGTAACGATAACCGTGTCTGGACCTTTACGCTGCGCAATAATGCAAAATGGGCTGATGGGTCGCCGGTGACGGCGCAGGATTTTGTCTACAGCTGGCAGCGCCTGGTCGATCCGAAAACACTTTCCCCCTTTGCCTGGTTTGCTGCGCTCGCAGGAATCAATAATGCCCAGGCGATCATCGACGGCAAAGCCACGCCTGATAAGTTGGGTGTCAGCGCGGTCGATGCGCATACGCTGAAAATCCAGCTGGATAAACCGTTACCCTGGTTTGCGAATCTGACGGCGAATTTTGCGTTTTATCCGGTACAAAAAGCCAATGTTGAGAGCGGTAAAGAGTGGACTAAACCGGGCAACCTGATCGGTAACGGCGCCTATGTGTTGAAAGATCGTGTGGTTAACGAAAAACTGGAAGTCGTGCCAAATACGCATTATTGGGACAAC is a window of Citrobacter sp. Marseille-Q6884 DNA encoding:
- the pspE gene encoding thiosulfate sulfurtransferase PspE, coding for MLKKGVLALALVIGMPVFAAEHWIDVRVPDQYQQEHVQGAVNIPLKDLKAKIAAEVPDKTDTVKLYCNSGRQSGQAKDMLTEMGYTQVTNEGGIKSINLPKVENK
- a CDS encoding ABC transporter ATP-binding protein encodes the protein MAQLSLQHIQKIYDNQVHVVKDFNLEIEDKEFIVFVGPSGCGKSTTLRMIAGLEEISGGDLLIDGKRMNDVPAKSRNIAMVFQNYALYPHMTVYDNMAFGLKMQKIEPAVIEERVNWAAQILGLREYLKRKPGALSGGQRQRVALGRAIVREAGVFLMDEPLSNLDAKLRVQMRAEISKLHQKLNTTMIYVTHDQTEAMTMATRIVIMKDGIIQQVGAPKTVYNHPANMFVAGFIGSPAMNFIRGAIDGDKFVTETLKLTIPQDKLNVLKAQGYEHHAVTLGIRPEDIHPQSCNENSVPAKISVAELTGAEFMLYTIVGGHELVVRAGAMNDYHAGENITIHFDMAKCHFFDAETEVAIQ
- the tyrR gene encoding transcriptional regulator TyrR, encoding MRLEVFCEDRLGLTRELLDLLVLRSIDLRGIEIDPIGRIYLNFAELEFTNFSSLMAEIRRISGVTDVRTVPWMPSEREHLALSALLEALPEPVLSLDMKSKVEMANPASCQLFAHSQERMRNHTAAQLINGFNFQRWLESNPQDSHSEHVVINGQNFLMEITPVHLQGEDNEQMLTGAVVMLRSTIRMGRQLQNMTTQDLSAFSQIIAVSAKMKHVVEQARKLAMLSAPLLITGNTGTGKDLFAHACHLASPRAAKPYLALNCASIPEDAVESELFGHAPEGKKGFFEQANGGSVLLDEIGEMSPRMQTKLLRFLNDGTFRRVGEDHEVHVDVRVICATQKNLVELVQKGLFREDLYYRLNVLTLNLPPLRDCPQDIMPLTELFVARFADEQGVPRPKLSADLSTVLTRYGWPGNVRQLKNAIYRALTQLEGYELRPQDILLPDYDAATVAVGEEVMEGSLDEITSRFERSVLTQLYLNYPSTRKLAKRLGVSHTAIANKLREYGLSQQKKSEE
- the tpx gene encoding thiol peroxidase encodes the protein MSQTVHFQGNPVAVAGSIPQAGSKAQAFTLVAKDLSDVTLGQFAGKRKVLNIFPSIDTGVCAASVRKFNQLATEIDNTVVLCISADLPFAHSRFCGAEGLSNVITLSTLRNAEFLKNYGVEIAEGPLKGLAARAVVVIDENDNIIHSELVNEITNEPDYAAALNVLKA
- a CDS encoding OmpG family monomeric porin produces the protein MKTLLSSTALMMCAGMACAQAAENKDWNFNIGAMYEVENVEGYGEDMDGLAEPSVYFNASNGPWKISIAYYQEGPVDYSEGKRGTWFDRPELEVRYQFLESDDVNFGLTGGFRNYGYHYVNEEGKDTANMQRWKVQPDWDVKLTDDLRFSGWLAMFQFVNDLSTTGYADSRVETETGLNYTFNETVGLTVNYYLERGFNIDKSRNNGEFSTQEIRAYLPLSFGNTTLTPYTRLGLDRWSNWDWQDDTEREGHDFNRLGLLYAYDFQNGISMSLEYAYEWENHDEGESDRFHYAGIGVNYAF
- the mpaA gene encoding murein tripeptide amidase MpaA, with protein sequence MTVTRPRAERGAFPPGTEHYGRSLLGAPLIWFPAPAADRESGLILAGTHGDENASVVTLSCALRTLNPSLRRHHVVLAVNPDGCQLGLRANANGIDLNRNFPAANWKAGETVYRWNSSAEERDVVLLTGEHPGSEPETQALCQLIHRIHPAWVVSFHDPLACIEDPRHSELGEWLAQSFELPLVTSVGYETPGSFGSWCADLNLHCITAEFPPISSDEASEKYLLAMANLLRWHPRDGAVRS
- a CDS encoding LacI family DNA-binding transcriptional regulator, with the translated sequence MSPTIYDIARVAGVSKSTVSRVLNKQTNISPEAREKVLRAIDELEYQPNKLARALTSSGFDAIMVISTRSAKTTAGNPFFSEVLHAITAKAEEVGFDVILQTSRSTEDDLQKCESKIKQKLIKGIIMLSSPADESFFARLNKYNVPVVVIGKVEGDYSNVYSVDTDNLRDSITLTNALIDSGHHNIACLHAPLDVHVSIDRVNGYKASLQAHNIEIRDEWIVDGGYTHETALLASRKLLSQQPLPDAVFATDSLKLMSLYRVAAEKDINIPQQLAIVGYSNELLSFMLTPVPGGIDVPTQQLGEQSCNLLFSLIAGEKGLQDITVKTQISLAESLV
- a CDS encoding YcjX family protein, with translation MKRLKNELNSLVNRGVDRHLRLAVTGLSRSGKTAFITAMVNQLLNIHAGARLPLLSAVREERLLGVKRVPQRDFGIPRFTYDEGLAQLYGSPPTWPTPTRGVSEIRLALRYKSNDSLLRHFKDTSTLYLEIVDYPGEWLLDLPMLAQDYLSWSRQMTGLLQGQRAEWSEKWRQLSQGLDPLAPADENRLAEIAAAWTDYLHQCKQQGLHFIQPGRFVLPGDMAGAPALQFFPWPDVDAYGESKLAQADKHTNAGMLRDRFNYYCEKVVKGFYKNHFLRFDRQIVLVDCLQPLNSGPQAFNDMRLALTQLMQSFHYGQRTLFRRLFSPVIDKLLFAATKADHVTIDQHANMVSLLQQLIQDAWQNAAFEGISMDCLGLASVQATTSGLIDVKGEKIPALRGNRLSDGAPLTVYPGEVPARLPGQAFWDSQGFQFEAFRPQVMDVDKPLPHIRLDAALEFLIGDKLR
- the ycjG gene encoding L-Ala-D/L-Glu epimerase; amino-acid sequence: MRSVKVYEEAWPLHTPFVIARGSRTEAHVVVVELEENGVKGVGECTPYPRYGESDASVLAQIMSITPQLERGLTREELQKLLPAGAARNAVDCALWDLSARQQQQTLAELIGTELDSTITTAQTVVIGTPEQMAASALALWQNGATLLKVKLDAHLISERMVAIRSAVPEATLIVDANESWRAEGLAARCQLLADLGVAMLEQPLPAQDDAALENFVHPLPICADESCHTRSSLKALRGRYEMVNIKLDKTGGLTEALALATEAREQGFALMLGCMLCTSRAISAALPLTPQVSFADLDGPTWLANDAQPALHFTTGLLHL
- a CDS encoding YcjF family protein, with amino-acid sequence MSEPLKPRIDFSGPLEVEKNPPFKAQQMFNETQAQTFSPAAVDEPLEDEGQAEAVIDAALRPKRSLWRKMVMGGLALFGVSVVAQGVQWTMNAWQTQDWVALGGCAAGALIIGAGVGSVATEWRRLWRLRQRAHERDEARDLLHSHGNGKGRAFCEKLAQQAGIDQSHPALQRWYASIHETQNDREVVSLYAHLVQPVLDAQARREISRSAAESTLMIAVSPLALVDMAFIAWRNLRLINRIATLYGIELGYYSRLRLFRLVLLNIAFAGASELVREVGMDWMSQDLAARLSTRAAQGIGAGLLTARLGIKAMELCRPLPWIDNDKPRLGDFRRQLIGQVKETLQKNASPRES